The Rhizoctonia solani chromosome 4, complete sequence genome contains a region encoding:
- a CDS encoding HSF-type DNA-binding domain protein, producing the protein MSSYSPTQQSQIYPPALPQQSQQPPHSQSPEEHDDGDATPPKSADSQKLETKPQATFLTKLYALLERPEYQSMIRWDAAGEQIIVERPEQLALHVLPSIYRQSRFASFSRQLNIYGFMRKVNLRNVDPAIDDPDASTWSHPTLNRNSPPEVVANFKRRVPPRLPKPRKRDQIDISRVGPGSLAPGLTVPSSTHPMSLGMVQGKPRTRGFSAPSLPFGFAGTAHLQPAGQPQPYYNVAPPQKWGGSYGTSLPPLTVPGEHGYGPSYGRHMDDPHAPHYGHSSQYPPHHSSQQLPVLRDPAFQYPGYGTGAPGSGADTSSWSFLPPASSLTSSHSGSLSSLLNPSANSGSYARPPSSGGFAHGSPDSRPNTGYSVASSVSSIGGGGYDGGEQNPFALRPTTVGGRDESGRPLTPTSAGGVRPGSSKGNPPGASSLSIRNGRPRRHSQVSPYPSPYSPYDSEAGSRPGTAPDDHLGPQRSRSMAEPYGSFHNGPAPAEFAYSASGAGVDNGEWMGQRGVRPSTSTSTMSGHSPASNSALNTPPGIDDNGIATTPPASGHGPTGPFGASEDMSRFSSDLNYFGMTDGGKPPIHA; encoded by the exons ATGTCCAGCTACTCACCTACTCAACAGTCTCAGATCTACCCGCCTGCGCTGCCGCAGCAATCACAGCAGCCGCCTCACTCTCAATCGCCTGAAGAGCACGACGATGGGGATGCTACTCCTCCCAAGTCTGCTGATTCCCAGAAACTCGAGACAAAGCCCCAAGCAACATTCTTGACCAAACTCTACGC GCTCCTCGAACGCCCCGAGTACCAGTCCATGATCAGATGGGATGCTGCTGGCGAACAGATCATTGTCGAACGTCCGGAGCAGCTTGCACTACATGTTCTACCCAGCATCTATCGCCAGTCGAGGTTTGCGAGCTTCTCCCGCCAGTTGAAT ATTTACGGATTTATGCGCAAAGTCAACCTACGCAATGTTGATCCAGCCATTGACGATCCCGATGCGAGCACCTGGT CTCACCCGACGCTCAACCGAAACTCCCCTCCCGAGGTGGTTGCCAACTTCAAGCGACGAGTACCGCCTCGTCTGCCCAAGCCCAGGAAGCGGGACCAAATCGACATTTCCCGGGTCGGCCCTGGAAGTCTTGCTCCCGGCTTGACTGtgccgtcttccactcatccCATGTCATTGGGCATGGTACAAGGCAAGCCGCGAACGCGTGGTTTCTCCGCTCCATCTCTGCCATTTGGCTTTGCAGGCACCGCACATCTTCAACCTGCTGGTCAACCCCAGCCTTACTACAACGTAGCGCCTCCGCAAAAATGGGGTGGCTCCTATGGGACGAGCTTGCCCCCGCTCACCGTTCCCGGCGAGCACGGCTACGGTCCCAGTTACGGCCGTCACATGGATGATCCACACGCTCCCCACTATGGCCATTCCAGCCAATACCCACCACACCATTCCAGCCAGCAGTTACCTGTCCTACGTGACCCGGCCTTTCAGTACCCTGGGTACGGCACAGGTGCCCCAGGCAGCGGGGCGGACACTTCAAGCTGGTCTTTTCTCCCTCCCGCCTCCTCCCTCACCTCGAGCCACTCAGGTAGCCTTTCATCTCTCCTGAACCCGTCCGCAAACTCCGGATCGTATGCCCGTCCGCCGAGCTCCGGCGGATTTGCACATGGGTCTCCTGATAGTCGACCCAATACGGGATACAGTGTTGCGTCGTCCGTCTCTTCAATCGGTGGTGGTGGATATGATGGCGGTGAACAAAACCCTTTTGCGCTTCGCCCTACCACCGTCGGCGGACGCGACGAATCTGGACGGCCCCTCACTCCGACATCGGCCGGCGGCGTTCGCCCCGGCTCGAGTAAAGGGAATCCGCCTGGTGCGAGCTCCCTCAGCATACGCAATGGCCGGCCTAGGAGGCACAGCCAAGTGAGCCCGTATCCTAGCCCCTACAGCCCGTACGATTCCGAGGCTGGTTCTAGGCCGGGGACTGCTCCTGACGATCATCTGGGACCCCAGCGAAGTCGAAGCATGGCCGAGCCATATGGCTCCTTCCACAACGGTCCGGCTCCTGCAGAATTCGCCTACTCTGCATCTGGCGCGGGCGTTGACAATGGCGAGTGGATGGGACAACGTGGTGTTCGACCCAGCACATCGACATCGACCATGTCGGGTCATTCGCCAGCATCCAACTCGGCCCTCAACACACCACCGGGGATTGACGACAACGGTATCGCTACGACTCCACCGGCAAGCGGGCATGGCCCAACAGGCCCGTTCGGCGCATCAGAAGACATGTCGCGGT TCTCTTCCGATCTCAACTACTTTGGCATGACCGACGGAGGCAAGCCTCCGATCCACGCATAG